One window from the genome of Fulvivirga lutea encodes:
- a CDS encoding TlpA family protein disulfide reductase — MKHHFTLLLLFTALTTYGQQYIKINNTGQLKLLGSFDKELLSEAPFAEWFSPNYDTFNIEKSELQLLSSKISNVDSIQIFLGTWCGDSKREVPRFLKIMDELNFENITLIGLDHTFQNYKQSPFGEEAGLNIHRVPTFIFYKDSIEINRIVESPKTSLTADINALLDNQYSPNYEIVTALNKLFKTSGYNHVNSQIDSIAGEWQGKVENQFVLNTYGYKLFTSFQLPEAEAVFQLNCLLFPQECRPFLTMGRYYLRVGDMELARLQFEKGLEIDKNNEELLTALNSI; from the coding sequence ATGAAACACCATTTTACTTTGCTTTTACTTTTTACTGCCCTAACTACTTACGGGCAGCAGTATATCAAGATTAACAACACAGGCCAGCTTAAGCTTCTTGGTTCATTTGATAAAGAACTTTTAAGTGAAGCTCCTTTTGCAGAATGGTTCAGCCCCAATTACGACACGTTTAACATTGAAAAATCTGAACTACAACTTCTCTCATCAAAAATTTCTAATGTTGATTCTATTCAAATTTTTCTAGGAACCTGGTGCGGGGATAGCAAACGCGAAGTTCCTCGTTTTCTTAAAATTATGGATGAGCTTAATTTTGAGAATATTACTCTCATCGGGCTCGACCACACATTTCAAAATTATAAGCAAAGTCCTTTCGGTGAAGAAGCTGGGCTGAACATCCACCGAGTGCCTACATTCATCTTCTACAAAGATTCAATTGAAATAAATCGAATTGTTGAATCTCCTAAAACATCATTAACAGCAGATATTAATGCACTACTTGACAATCAATACTCACCTAATTATGAAATTGTAACCGCCTTAAACAAGCTATTTAAAACCTCTGGATACAATCATGTAAACTCCCAAATTGACTCAATTGCGGGCGAGTGGCAAGGGAAGGTAGAGAATCAATTTGTGTTGAACACCTATGGTTACAAGTTATTCACTTCCTTCCAGTTACCTGAGGCAGAGGCAGTTTTTCAATTGAATTGCCTTCTGTTTCCTCAAGAATGTCGCCCTTTTTTAACGATGGGCAGGTATTATTTAAGAGTTGGCGATATGGAGTTGGCTAGGCTACAGTTTGAGAAAGGGCTTGAAATAGATAAGAATAATGAAGAGCTTTTAACTGCTTTGAATAGTATATAA
- a CDS encoding (Fe-S)-binding protein: MSETTYKVPTMAEMASSGESPEILFWVGCAGSFDDRYKNVTKAFVKILNKVGVSFAVLGPEETCTGDPARRAGNEFLFQMQAVANIQVMNGYNVKKVVTACPHCFNTIKNEYPALGGNYEVIHHSTFLQQLINDGKVGLKGGGEFKGKKITYHDSCYLGRANNVYEAPREVLEALDAELVEMKRCKTKGFCCGAGGAQMFKDAEKGNKEVNIDRTEEALETGADTIAVGCPFCLTMMSDGVKNKEKEGQVQVKDLAELIAESEGL; encoded by the coding sequence ATGAGTGAAACTACATATAAAGTACCAACTATGGCCGAAATGGCCTCATCAGGAGAAAGCCCGGAAATACTTTTTTGGGTAGGTTGTGCCGGTTCTTTTGATGATAGATACAAAAATGTAACAAAAGCGTTTGTTAAAATTCTGAATAAAGTAGGGGTTTCATTTGCCGTTTTAGGGCCCGAAGAGACCTGCACCGGAGATCCTGCGAGAAGAGCCGGAAATGAGTTTCTTTTTCAAATGCAGGCAGTAGCTAATATTCAGGTAATGAATGGCTACAATGTGAAGAAAGTAGTTACCGCATGTCCACATTGTTTTAACACCATCAAGAATGAATATCCTGCCCTAGGTGGAAATTATGAAGTGATACATCATTCAACCTTCCTTCAGCAACTGATTAATGATGGAAAAGTTGGTTTGAAAGGCGGTGGAGAGTTCAAAGGAAAGAAAATTACTTATCATGATTCATGCTACTTGGGTAGAGCTAATAACGTCTATGAAGCGCCACGAGAAGTGCTTGAAGCATTAGATGCCGAATTGGTGGAAATGAAGCGATGTAAGACAAAAGGGTTCTGCTGTGGTGCCGGTGGCGCTCAGATGTTTAAGGATGCAGAAAAAGGTAACAAGGAAGTAAATATCGATAGAACGGAAGAGGCATTGGAAACCGGTGCTGATACCATAGCTGTAGGTTGCCCATTCTGCCTTACTATGATGAGCGATGGAGTGAAGAATAAAGAAAAAGAAGGTCAGGTACAGGTAAAAGATTTAGCAGAGCTAATAGCAGAGTCAGAAGGGCTTTAA
- a CDS encoding (Fe-S)-binding protein produces the protein MEYIQQVLFLIVVGVAAFILTKRIKHIRSAIQLGKDVDLSDNKSARLNNMLLVAFGQKKMFKRFIPAFLHLLIYVGFLVINLEVLEFVLDGILGTHRLFAPYLGSFYNVLMNVFEFLAVAVLFSCVVFLIRRNVLKVKRFHAAEMTKWPTLDGNLILVIEIILMIAILTMNASDQLLQTRMPDQYASTGSLFFSSFLIPLLDGFGDNMLVIVERGAWWFHIVGILAFSVYITYSKHLHIALAFPNTYYSSLKPKGEMNNMDAVTNEVNMMLGINTEQAAAPPAEVGRFGAKDVNDLTWKNIMSAYSCTECGRCTSECPANQTGKKLSPRKIMMDTRDRADEVQTSIEKGGKGLEDGKSLLGDYITKEEINACTSCNACVEACPVNINPLEIILEMRRYVAMEESGSPASWNSMFQNIETSFAPWKFAPTDRFNWANDLKSEKADS, from the coding sequence ATGGAATACATACAGCAAGTTCTTTTTTTAATTGTAGTGGGAGTCGCTGCATTTATCTTAACAAAAAGGATAAAACACATACGAAGTGCTATACAATTAGGTAAGGATGTAGACCTTTCTGATAATAAATCGGCACGATTGAATAACATGCTTCTGGTAGCCTTCGGGCAAAAGAAAATGTTCAAAAGGTTTATTCCGGCATTTTTACATTTATTAATCTATGTTGGCTTTCTGGTCATCAATTTAGAAGTGCTTGAATTTGTACTTGATGGCATTTTAGGAACACATCGCTTATTTGCGCCCTATTTAGGTTCTTTTTACAATGTGCTGATGAATGTGTTTGAATTTTTAGCAGTAGCTGTTTTATTCTCATGCGTTGTTTTTCTTATTCGTAGAAATGTTTTGAAAGTAAAGCGATTTCATGCAGCCGAAATGACCAAATGGCCAACCTTAGATGGTAATCTAATTCTTGTTATTGAAATTATTTTAATGATTGCCATCCTAACCATGAATGCATCCGATCAACTACTTCAAACAAGAATGCCTGATCAGTATGCGTCAACAGGTAGTTTATTCTTTAGTAGCTTCTTAATTCCTTTACTTGACGGTTTTGGTGATAATATGTTAGTAATAGTGGAGCGAGGTGCCTGGTGGTTTCATATCGTTGGAATTTTGGCTTTCTCAGTTTACATTACTTACTCCAAGCACCTGCATATAGCCTTGGCATTTCCGAACACCTATTATTCAAGCTTAAAGCCTAAAGGTGAGATGAATAACATGGATGCCGTTACCAATGAGGTGAATATGATGCTAGGCATTAATACTGAACAGGCTGCTGCACCTCCTGCTGAAGTAGGAAGATTCGGAGCCAAGGACGTGAATGACCTAACATGGAAAAATATCATGAGTGCTTACTCTTGTACGGAGTGTGGAAGATGTACGTCAGAATGCCCCGCAAACCAAACGGGTAAGAAATTATCTCCTCGTAAGATAATGATGGATACTCGAGACAGAGCAGATGAGGTACAAACAAGTATTGAAAAAGGTGGAAAAGGACTGGAAGATGGTAAGTCATTATTAGGAGATTACATCACCAAAGAAGAAATAAATGCATGTACAAGTTGCAATGCTTGTGTTGAGGCTTGCCCTGTTAATATTAATCCATTAGAAATCATACTGGAAATGAGAAGGTATGTAGCCATGGAAGAATCTGGGTCTCCAGCTTCATGGAATAGCATGTTCCAAAATATTGAAACAAGTTTTGCCCCTTGGAAATTTGCTCCAACCGATCGTTTTAATTGGGCAAATGATCTAAAATCTGAAAAGGCTGATTCATAA
- a CDS encoding pseudouridine synthase codes for MPRRQSPNKGKSTQPKPDKTESGPIRLNKFIANAGVCSRREADKLIAAGDIKVNGQVVTELGFKVNPGDKVQYKGKVLKTEKLVYVLLNKPKGFITTTDDPHERKTVMELVKNACEERIYPVGRLDRETTGLLLFTNDGEMAVKLAHPSNNIKKIYRVEIDKPITKAHFEQLNEEITLEDGPVKIDEVAILEDMQTLGLEIHVGKNRIVRRIFEHFGYQVMKLDRVVYATLDKTNLQRGKWRHLNEREVMKLRGMGANPHKKK; via the coding sequence ATGCCCAGACGACAATCTCCAAATAAAGGGAAATCAACACAACCTAAACCTGACAAAACTGAATCGGGGCCGATTCGCTTAAATAAATTTATTGCCAATGCTGGTGTTTGTTCACGCAGAGAAGCGGATAAACTTATTGCAGCTGGAGATATTAAGGTTAATGGACAAGTTGTAACCGAACTAGGATTTAAAGTTAATCCGGGTGATAAGGTTCAATACAAAGGGAAGGTTCTTAAAACTGAAAAGCTGGTTTATGTGCTTTTAAATAAGCCTAAAGGTTTTATCACCACAACTGACGATCCGCACGAACGAAAAACAGTAATGGAATTGGTAAAAAATGCGTGTGAAGAACGTATTTATCCTGTTGGAAGACTAGACCGTGAAACTACGGGCTTGCTATTATTTACCAATGACGGTGAAATGGCCGTTAAACTAGCGCACCCATCCAATAACATTAAAAAAATCTACCGCGTAGAAATTGACAAGCCTATAACTAAAGCTCATTTTGAGCAATTGAATGAGGAAATAACGTTGGAAGATGGGCCTGTTAAAATTGATGAAGTCGCCATACTTGAAGATATGCAAACGCTAGGTTTAGAAATTCATGTAGGCAAAAACAGAATCGTTCGTAGAATTTTTGAGCATTTTGGGTATCAGGTAATGAAATTAGATCGGGTAGTGTATGCCACTCTTGATAAAACCAATTTACAGCGTGGCAAATGGCGACACCTGAACGAGCGTGAAGTCATGAAGCTAAGAGGTATGGGTGCCAATCCGCATAAGAAGAAGTAA
- the scpB gene encoding SMC-Scp complex subunit ScpB, with translation MDFLQNHIEALIFCSPTAIKVGDIKNCLTEMFEADVPQNDIEDAIARLKDKYDSEEYAFELTHSAGGYQFMTKAAYQASIGILLKQQSKRRLSTSALETLSIIAYKQPVTKGDVEAIRGVNCDYAVHKLLEKGLVEIKGKAETIGRPVLYGTSDMFMEYFGINHLNELPTPKDFAQAENTIGEENDS, from the coding sequence TTGGACTTCCTGCAAAATCATATTGAAGCACTCATTTTTTGTTCGCCCACTGCAATAAAAGTGGGCGACATTAAAAATTGCCTCACAGAAATGTTTGAAGCGGATGTTCCACAAAATGACATTGAGGATGCTATTGCCCGCTTGAAGGATAAGTATGATTCAGAGGAATATGCTTTTGAACTAACGCACTCGGCTGGAGGCTATCAGTTTATGACCAAAGCAGCCTACCAGGCCAGCATTGGAATACTTTTAAAACAGCAATCCAAAAGAAGATTATCTACTTCTGCACTTGAAACTCTTTCAATAATTGCATACAAACAGCCCGTTACCAAAGGTGATGTGGAAGCTATTCGAGGAGTTAACTGCGACTATGCCGTTCACAAGCTGTTGGAAAAAGGCCTTGTAGAAATAAAAGGAAAAGCAGAAACCATAGGCAGACCAGTTCTTTATGGTACTAGCGATATGTTCATGGAATATTTTGGCATCAACCATCTTAATGAACTTCCCACTCCAAAAGATTTTGCTCAGGCAGAAAATACTATTGGAGAAGAAAATGATTCTTAA
- a CDS encoding TraR/DksA family transcriptional regulator, protein MEEKTRYSDAELKEFEELILEKLDKAKNELKILKGTLNKSDDEGTDSTSGNTKVLEDGADTAEKENLSQLAARQQKFINNLESALIRIKNGTYGICSVSGKLISKERLRAVPHTTQSIEAKLSQQS, encoded by the coding sequence ATGGAAGAAAAGACGAGATACTCAGATGCCGAATTAAAGGAGTTTGAAGAATTAATTCTTGAGAAACTTGATAAAGCTAAAAACGAGTTAAAAATATTAAAGGGCACACTGAATAAAAGTGATGACGAAGGAACTGATTCCACTTCTGGTAACACGAAAGTTTTAGAGGACGGAGCAGATACTGCAGAAAAAGAAAATTTAAGTCAGCTTGCAGCAAGACAGCAAAAATTTATAAACAATTTGGAAAGCGCCCTGATCAGAATTAAGAACGGCACGTATGGTATCTGTTCAGTTTCAGGTAAGCTTATCTCCAAAGAAAGATTAAGAGCCGTACCACATACTACTCAATCGATTGAAGCCAAGTTAAGCCAACAGAGCTAA